The genomic stretch TCTTTTTTCATGGTTTTCTAAGGTAAAGAAATCATGCTTCTTCTTTTTTTTGAGAAAATTAAGGCTTTCATTTACAGCAATTCGGTACAACCAGGTAAAGAGGCTTGCATCTCCCTTAAACTTATCAATATGCTTGAAGGCTTTAACAAATGTGTTTTGGGTGATATCATCGGCATCTTCATGAATGATCACCATTTTGCGAATGACACCATAGACTTGTTTTTGGTAATTGGTAACGAGCAGTCGGTAACCCTTCTCCCTGGTTACGGGATTTTTGATCAATGCCAGTAATGATGCGTCGTCCAATGGATTCATTTCCTACTTAGACCGATAAGGTACCTATAAGTTTAATGTCATCACAGGATAAAATCAAGTATCAATAGTATGTGTCTGGTTTTTAGTAGGTTAAAAACGTTCTTTGTTCTTTTAGATTGTTGCTGATAATAATAAATCAGATAAGATAGTAGAGGTGAAAAGCTGGATTTCACAAAAGCAAAAGAGCCAAAAGACATATATGCCATTGGCTCTTTTATAATGTTTTAGAAAAAGGTGATGATTAAATCTCCAATATATAGTCCAAAATCCCAGCATTTTTACCTTTAGGCCTGGTAACCACCAATGGGTATTTTTCATTTAGCTGGATAAGTCGCTCGGCCATGCTACCGATGAATAGGGCAGTGGCGGCTGTTCTTCCTTTTGCGCCTATTATGATACCGTCTACATCAAGTTCTTCTGCTTTTAAGATAATGTCTTCTACAGGATCGTCATTACTGTCCACCGTATATACAGGGGTTATTTTTAGCCCTTTAGTATCGATTTTACGAATGAATTTCTTGTAGTTTACTTCTGCATTTTTCTTCATGACATCCGCAAATTCATCATAGCTCTTACCCGTTAGGTGATAGCCGGAAGGGACGGAGAATACGTTTTGGCAGATGATGTCCACATTGCCGCCGTTTCGTTCTGCAATCATGATGGCCTCTTCCAGTGCATCTTTGGAGTAGTCAGAGAAGTCAATGGGTACCAGGAGTTTATTTACTTTTGGATTAACGATGGTTTCTGGAATAATGGTCAGTGAGCAAGATGCCCTGCGTGCCAGTCGCTGGGAAACTACCCCACTGCCGGGCAAGGTTGTTTTCCTGCCCACCAATATCATATCAGCGGATTTTTCGTGGGCAAGCTTCAGTATTTTTTTTGATAGTTGTCCTTCTTTAACCACGTAGGTGAGTTCGGTATCCAGGTTTTTGGCAAAGTGTTGCTCCACTACTGCTTTCATCTGCCCTTTTCTTTCATCCACCATGTTCTCCACCAAGTTGGGGAATTCCTGTAGAATGTCCTTTGGCATCTGTAGGTTACGGATGACATTGGTGAAATAGATCTTCTTGGTATGGTTAATTTTAGCGATGAACGATGCGAATTTAACCAGCGTGACATCCATTTCAGATAGGTCCAGACAAACGATAAGTTTCTTAATTTGGTACATTTCCTAAGCAGCTAAATTTGATGCGATACGATATAATTAATATAAGGTAAAAGCAGTTAAAAATTATTTTTAATTAAATGATCGGCTTTTTCAGCGTATTGCCAACTTATCTCCGAATATAAGGTTAATGTTCAAAATTTACCAAGGATTAGCTGTGCAAGTATTAATCTTATCCGTTTTCTTGGCAATTATGAAACAATGGCCATGTTAATCGTATTTTATATTACATTGTCATACATACCTTTTGAATATTGGCCTATAATAGCCGGTTAAAACATGGAATATAAACTACTTGGTTTTTGATTGGAAAAAAATGGTCGTTTGGTTTTTTTTAACTAGTTATTCCCCTGCAAATATATGGCTTTGACTTCAATTGTTGTTGGAAAATACTGTTTTTGTGTGCCAAATTAAAAACATTTAAAATTATTTAAATGTTTTCAGTGTCGAATTCAAAATAAATGATCATGAATTATTAAGTGTTTTTTCTCTTAGTTGGGGCATAAATGGTAAAGGGGGAATATTCTGCTGATAGCAAGACAAGAGTGGAATTTGGAAGCCAGTTTTCTGTTTAATTTTTATCATTCCCTAATGTAATTTGTATATTTGCAGAGGCTCGGGCCGCAGACATGTTCAAACTTCACAATTAACAAAAATGCCGAGTGAAGCCTTTTTTCAAAACCAGGCCTCATCCCGATAATTATCGGGACCTCGTTTCTTCGGAAGCAGGATAACAGTGGAAGGTTGCGAAATTCGGGCAGCTCAAATCTTGTCTATAAAGAGGTTTTGTAACACTCCAAGGCCCGGGCTTTCTTTTTTGGCTTTCTGTATACGTTGGATTTTTCTGGGGCCAAATAATAATTCTGGGTGATGAGAGATTACAGGTGGTTATGGTAAGCATATTTTTCTTTAACCTGAAATATGCATTAGCCTATTTATTACGACCTGAAACTGCTTTAAAATCAGACGCTTTGCTTTAGTTTTCAACATCACCGTAGCGGTGTTATGCTTCTGTCTCCAAACTAACTGATTTTTGGATCAATCAATATTTCTGGGGGCGGGAGAAGATTTATATTCATTTGGTATGTCGCCACGAAGTCGCCAAGACACGAAGTGTTTTGTAGGCGGATTCCAAATTTCATGGAAAACAAACAGCTTTGGGTCTTAGAATCTTTGTGGCAAAAAAAACAAAAAAGAAATCCTGTTAAAATAAAGGGATTCATGCCCTCAACTTTTTCGTTTGCCTCCTTTTTAGCACATTTTGAGGACCAAGCAATATTTCTGGAAGATGAGAGATTTCCAGGTGGTTTTGGTAAGCATATTTCTCTTTAATTTAGCAATAGGAATGTGTAGATTATAAAATCAGTATAAATCCGTCATTGCGAATGCAGAGCAACGGAGTGAAGCAATCTCGTTTTCTTAATACGGGATTGCCACGTTCCCGATAGCTCGGGACAGGCTATACTTCCTCGCAAGGATGGTATTTTAAATCGCGTTTATTATAAAAAATCAGCGCAAATCTTATTAATCTGCATCATCTGCGTGCTATCGAAACCAACCCTAATCCCCCCCACTTTTTTGCTGGACCCGTTTTCCCACAAAAAAAAGAGAGAAATGAAATCATTTTCCCTCTTTTCGATTGTTGTGGTTAATTGTGTCTATGAAATGTTGTCAGCTTCTTTTAGTAAAGAATTCTGAACCGGATCGTGCCTTCGATTTCCTTAAGGGCATCGATGACGTCATTTGAATAGCGCTTGTCAATATCGGTGATCACATAGCCAATCTTTTCGTTGGTTTTCAGGTATTGGCCGACGATATTGATTTTGTAGCTTGCGAGGACCTGATTGATCTTGGCCATTACGCCGGGAGCATTTTGGTGAATATGGATCAATCGGTGGGCATCCTTAAGGAAAGGAAGCTGGATATTGGGGAAGTTTACACTGTTAAACGTATTTCCGGTATTGATGTATTCGATGATCTTACCTGGTACAAACTGCGCAATGTTTTCCTGTGCCTCCAAAGTACTGCCACCTATATGAGGTGTCAAGATGGTGTTTGGACAGCCGATAAGCTCGGATTCAAACGGTTCGTCATTGTTTTTTGGTTCTGAAGGGAATACGTCCACTGCAGCTCCCGCAAGGTGACCGCTTTCCAGCGCATCTCTGAGGGCAGGAACTTCCACCACATGGCCTCTGCTGAGGTTGACCAAAATGGCACCTTTTTTCATCTTGAAGATTTTCTCTTTGTTCAAGATGTTTTTGTTTTCTGTTCTGCCATCCACATGTAGCGAGATGATATCGCAGGTTTCCAACAGCTCATCCAATGAATCTATTTTAGTGGCATTGCCGAGAGCCAGTCGTTCGACAATGTCATAATAGAATACATTCATGCCCATGTTTTCTGCCAATACGGAAAGTTGCGCACCAATATTACCGTATCCAATGATGCCCAACTTTTTACCTCTTACTTCAAAGCTTCCGGAGGCAGATTTGTTCCATACACCTTGGTGCATTTTTAAAGTCTTGTCGTGTAGGTTACGCATCAGGAAGATGATTTCCGATATGGCGAGTTCCACGACAGAGCGTGTATTGCTAAAAGGCGCATTGAAAACAGCGATGCCCTTTTCCTGACAGGTTTCCAAGTCGATTTGGTTGGTGCCGATACAGAAGGCACCGACAGCCATCAGTCTGTTGGCGTTTTCAAGGACTTTTTTAGTGATCTGTGTTTTTGACCGAATGCCTATGATGGACACATTTTTGATCTTTTCACACAATTCCTCTTCGGACATAGCAGAGCTTATCACTTCTACATTGTAGCCTTCCTGCTTCATGATTTCCACTCCGATAGGATGGACATTTTCCAATAGAAGCACATTGATCCTGCTTTTTGGATAGCTGAATTTTTTGTTCATTTTATTAACATACAAAATTTCATCCAGACTGGGAGCAATATGATCCGCTTTTGATGAAACCTTAGGTCTATTGATATTTTCGGTAAATGCGTAAAACTTGTTGGCCAAGCCAGAAGCTTTGATTTCGTAGTCTGTGTAGCCATCACCAATGACATAGACATCGCCCTCCAGCTTGAGGCTTTTGATAGTAGCAGGTTTGCCGTTATTATTGGAAAGAAGGTTTTCCTTGTTCAGGTCGACAATATTACCTTCTCCATCGTAAATAAAATCATTGGCAAATACATTTTCCTCCTTTAGGCCGTAAGCAGCTACTACAGGGGTGATGAAGTCCTTAAAGCCATTGGAAAGGATGTAAATGTTCTCTGCATTTTCTTCGAAAAACTCCCTGTTTCGCTGAAAAGACTTGGACACCTTTTGCCGGAGTGCATCGATAAGTTCTGCTATTTGCGATTTGTTTGCTTGCAGGATTTCGATTCTTCTTTCAAGGCTTTCGCGAAGATTTAATTTCCCTTCCATACCCAAGTCGGTAATGTCCTTGATGGCTTTCAATTTTTCATCTCTTTTGGGATCATTTCTCAAGCTGATCTCTCCCAAAATATCCAATGCCTCCACTTGTGTAAAGGTGCTGTCAAAATCGATGATAAACTTTTTATCAGTGGTCATTTTGTGGTGAACTTTTAATGATTTGGGCGTAAATTTAGCATTTTCTTAATTTATACGAATGTTTGTTGTCAAAAATACTTTCAAAATTTTTAAATGTTTTTTAGTCGAATACTGTGTAGATTTGTGAAATCACGGAAATAAACGAAATAGCTATGAAAATTAACGTTCAACTACTTTTGGCGTTTTTTTTATCTTTCTCTTTTTTGGCTTGCGAAGGTGAAAAACATGACCGGAAAAAAGATAACATTTCGGCAAACAAAGATGAAATAGCAGGGTCATATGGAGAGCAGATCGCCAATGGTGGAATGATTTCACTTGCAGGTATGTTGGAGACCTTGAAATCACAGGGGAAGTTTGAGGGGAAGATCAGTGGGGAGATCAATGAGGTGTGTGCCAAAAAGGGATGCTGGCTTACAATGGACCTACCAAATGGAGAGTCGATGCGGGTGACCTTTAAAGATTATGGATTCTTTGTTCCCAAAAACGCCCAAGGGTACCCTGTGGTGCTTGAGGGGGAGGCCGTAAGCGTGGTTACTGATGTGAAGACTTTGAGACATTATGCCCAGGATGGTGGCGCTACACCTGAAGAGATCGAGAAAATAAAAGAGCCAAAAGAGGAGTACACCTTTGTAGCTACAGGAGTATTGATTCAAGATAAATTATAAGATAAATGGCAATAGCATTGGATAATTTGCGAGTAGGCAGGGTTTATTATTTGACCAATTATGGTGAAAATCGTCACCTTGAGGTTATGGAAAGGATAGGCCGGGATAATTTTCAAGTCAAGGATTTGGATACATTGGAAATCTACGAATTGGATGAGTTGTTAAGATGGGGGATAGGCAAGGACTATGACCTTGATGAGGTTCGATGATTTCAACCCGATTTTAATGCCGTTTAGATAAGAGCAGACAATGATAAAGCTGTTGTTCCGACGAATAGCCTGTCCCGTACATCGGGAAGGCATCTCTCCCAATAATGATTGAAAAGATCCTTTCCCGATCTGTCGGGATCAGGACAGTCTGCCCCGCATGACTATCGGGCACATATGTTAGCTAAACTGCATTGATCCCGGGTTTAACGAGGGGCGAATCAAAAAGAGATACCCCTCAAGGGATTATAACCAATACTTTGAAAGTTACTGAATTTCAGTAATTTAATTTTATTAGAATGGTGAATGACCGGACTAAGACCATTACTTGAGCACTACATCAAAAGGCAGTCTTGCATGGATGCCTTTCATTTGCTGGATGTTCTCGATTTTCTCAAGCAGTCGATAGGATTCCCCAAACCGATAGTGCATGTACCTGGCTTCGATGTCCGTTCCCAATTCTGTCATGATCTGTTCGAAGATGGTTTTTTGTTTGGGATAATATAGTACGCGGTAGTCTTCACCGATATTGGCTTTGGATGCGGCGATTTGGATCGCATCATCCAGGCCACCAAGGACATCTACCAGTCCATTTTCTTTCGCTTGCAGCCCGCTCCAAACTCTTCCGGATGCCACCTCCTTCACGGCATCCTTGCTCATTTTTCTTCCATTTGCCACGCGCGTTAAGAATGTATCATAGCCACTTTCTATTTGCTTTTGGATGATGTTCTTTTCTACTTCACTCAGCTGGCGTGTAGGATTCATGAAATCCGAAAATTCACCGGTCTTTGCCACGTCAGTGGTGATGCCCAGTTTGTTGTTGAGCAGGCCTTCTGCATTAAACCACATACCGAAGATTCCAATTGATCCAGTGATGGTATTCGGTTGAGCGACGATCGTATCTGCTGGTGCAGCGATATAATAACCACCGGAAGCTGCCAAAGAGGACATGGATGCGATCACCGGTTTTACTTTTCGGGCTTCATCCATTTCTCTCCAAATCACTTCGGATGCCAGGACAGAACCTCCAGGAGAATTTACCCTAAGGACAATCGCCTTGATATCATCATCCATCCGGGCTTTTTTGATTTCCCTGGCAAACACCTCGGAACTGATAGTGCCTTTTACTTCACCACTGACAATTTCTCCTTCCGCTACGATTACAGCAATTCGGTTACTGGCGGTGAGATTTTTGGTCTTGGCGGTTTTGTTGATGCCGGTGATGTTGATGGTGGTGATTTCAGCATCAGCCTCCAATCCGAGTTTTTCCCTCAGCAGGTCCTTTACTTGGTCGTCGTACCAAACTCCATCTACAAGCCCCAAATCAGCTGCATCCTGTGGTTCACGAACCAACATTTGATCGTTGGCTTCTTTAAGTGTATCATATTCCAGGTCTCTGCTTTCGGCTACCTGACGGATCATATAATTGTTCAGGTCACCAAGGAATGATTCGGTTTGCAGCCTGTTGGCATCACTCATTTGGTCGAGTATAAAGGGCTCCACTGCACTTTTATATTCTCCGACCCTGAAAATCACAGGTTCTATTTCAAGTTTTTCCAGCAAGCCTTTAAAAAACAATACTTCGGATGAAAGGCCGTTGAATTCAAGGCCGCCCATAGGGTTTAGGTAAATTTCACTTGCTGCGGAAGATAGGAAATAGCCGCCTTCGCTGTATAGTTCCGAATACGAAACGATGAATTTTCCTGATTCTTTAAAATCTATTAACTCATTTCGAAGTTCTGTCAAGGCCGCTGGATTGGCCATTACTGTTCCAGCTTGAAGGTAAATGCCTTTGATATTATCATTACCTTTAGCCGTGCGGATTGCTTTTTTTACGTTTGCCAGTCCGATTTTATAGGCCGCAGGAATAGGGCCAAAAGAGGAAAGGTCAATATTGTCCTCAGAAGTCCTTTCTACCAGCACAATATTTTCCAAGTTGATATGGAGTACCGTATTATCACTAATGGTGACTTTTTCCTCCGCAGTGGAAAACGTGATCAAGCCAGCAAATAAAATGAAACTGATGACAGAAAAAATCATCAATCCCAAAATTACCGCCAGAACATTGCTTAAAAATTTCATACATTACTATTATTTGATTAGCTCGAAAATACGTCTTTTTTCTTATTTCTGTTAGTTTTGAAAGGTGAAATTAAATCAAGGTATGCGGCAAGTTGTTCTGTTAATAGGAGGGAATTTAGGAGATAGGGAAAGGCTGATCCAAGCCGCGGTGAAAAAGCTTGAAAGTAAGTTCAGGTTGGTCAGCACTTCATCTCTTTATGAGACAGTAGCTTGGGGAGGAAAATCCTCCGGTAGTTACCTAAATCAAGCCGTGGTATTTATGACAACGCTGAAAGCAGAAGCGGTGCTGGACATCACCCAAGGAGTGGAAAACGAATTGGGCAGGAAGCGGTTGGAAAAATGGGGAGACAGAACCATGGACATCGATATTATCTACTTTGGGAATGAGGTGATGGACACCGACAGGTTAAAGGTGCCTCATCCTTTGATGGTAGAAAGGAGATTTGTGTTGACACCCTTAGTTGAGATCATGCCAGATCTAATCCATCCTGTTTTAAACAAGACCAATAAGGAACTGCTTGAGGCGTGTACTGATCCCTGCGAAGTGGTCAAAGTGTAGGTTTGGACAAAAGAAGATAGCAGGATCGAGAGAATATGAAAAAGGTAAAATTTTGTTGGAAGTAAGGTCGATATTTTTCAAATTTGGGACATTATGAAGTCATAGTTAGCATTATCCGGAATTTTAGGCCCTCGTTGGTCATGATTGCAGTGCCACTTACGTCATGGCAGTGCACTGCTATTTTTCATTAATATCATTCCTTAATTATGACTTTAATTAAAATCATCCATCATTTTAAAAAAGCCCTTAGCGGCACTGAAGAAGATTATACCGTAGGAAGTATTAGGAAGGCGATCTTTTATTTGTCCATTCCCATGATCCTGGAAATGCTGATGGAGTCGCTTTTTGCCGTTGTTGACATATTCTTTGTGGGTAAATTGGGAGTTCAGGCGGTGGCTACGGTTGGCTTGACAGAATCTGTACTTACCATTGTGTATTCAGTGGCCATTGGGCTGAGCATGGCGGCTACGGCCGTAGTGGCCAGAAGGATTGGGGAGAAGAAAAAGAAGGCTGCTTCAGAGGCTGCTTTTCAGGCAATCACCATTTGTGCTGTATTGGCCTTGGCCATTGGTCTATTGGGCTTGTTATTTGCAAAAGACCTTCTTACGATCATGGGAGGAGAACCCGAGCTAGTGGCCAGTGGGTATCGGTATACCCAGGTGATCTTTGCAGGAAATATCAGCGTGATGTTGCTTTTCCTGATCAATGGCGTGTTTCGCGGTGCTGGAAATGCAGTGATAGCCATGAGGACTTTATGGCTTGCCAATGGCATCAATATCGTCTTGGATCCCATGCTGATCTTTGGCATTGGTTTCTTCCCGGAAATGGGGTTGGAAGGTGCGGCTTGGGCCACTACCATTGGTCGGTCTGTAGGTGTACTTTTCCAATTGTCTGTGTTATTGAGGGGTAAAGCGATCATTAGGTTTGACTGGGAAGTGTTGCGTTTCAAATGGCATATGGTCAAAAATATCCTGAAAATCGCCATTGGGGGAATGGGGCAATTTTTGATCGAATCTGCAAGTTGGATTGTGCTGATGAGAATTGTTTCCAATTCGGGAAGTGTTGCGCTGGCCGGATTTACCATAGCCATCCGATTAATTATTTTCGCATTACTTCCAGCCATGGGTTTTTCCAATGCTTCAGCTACCTTGGTAGGACAAAATTTGGGAGCCAAACGGCCGGAAAGGGCGGAGCAATCTGCTTGGAAAGCTGCTCATTATACAGCTGTTTTTCTGGGAAGCATTGGCCTGTTGTTTTTCCTTTTTGGGGAATACATAATCAGCTGGTTCAATGACAATCCAGCCGTGGTACAGGTGGGGAGCGACGGACTCGGTATCATCTGCTTGGGATACGTTTTCTTTGCTTACGGCATGGTCATGAGTCAATCTCTCAACGGGGCCGGCGATACCAAAACCCCAACACTGATCAACATCGTAGTGCTATGGTTGTTTCAATTACCCTTGGCATATGTGCTTTCCCAGTGGTTTGAGATGGGCGCTACAGGGGTGTTTATAGCCATTGCGGTTGGGCATTCTGTTCATGCGCTGGTGAGTGGCTTTATCTTTAACATGGGCAAATGGAAGCTGATGGAGATATAGAGCCTCTTATTACTAATTATAGTTTGCCATATTTGATAGAGGGCTGAAACCTGACAGGTGTATTAACAGGAAAAGGCTAGCGACTACAGATTAAGGTACAGAACCTTGGTGGTTTTAACCAAGGCTTGATAAACTGGCACTAGTTACTGTGAAAGAGAGGAACCAGTCTTGATTACTTCTTTTGCAGCGCGGTACCTTCAAAGGTAATCCCTTCCCAGCCGCTTTTGATGAAATTGCGGATGTTTTGGTGATCTTTCCCATTAGGATTACCCAAAACATCCTTTCTGTAAATATCCCCAAATAAGTTTAGCGTTCGCTCAACACTGAGATTCAGGAGCCTGCCAAGGCTAAAGATTTTGCATGAGCCGTTGTTTTGGCCGGCGTCATTGACGGTTTTTCCATTGGTGAAGCGGGTGGGGGTAAAATGGTAGTTTGCTTCGATATGGTCCATGGTTTCCTGAAAGGAAATAGCTTCAGCGTTTTGGCTTATTTTGTCTGTGAAATTCATCTTTGATCATAACGTTTGCCCAAAGTTAATTTCTAAATGATCAATTTCAAATTACTGTCGTCCGACTAAATTTCACATACGCTGAAAAAGTTGGTTTAAACGAAAAGAGAAGAGATTTTTTCAATTTCCTAAAACTACCCCGTCCTCTGAAGGGATGATCAGAAAGTCCCCTTTAGGGGATTTAGGGGTAGATTTTGATGAATTTCCTTCGAAAGCAAAACCTTTACTCGGACGCCAATGATTTCAAATTTGAATTAGAGCGAGATATTGAAGTTTTTGTCCAATGTCAAGATTACTACTGACAGTATGCACATTATGAGTGAGTTGTAGAAGTAAAGGTATTCCTGATGTGCCATATGTGCGGTAAAGGCTCCGACTGCAAATGGGAAAAGTAATAGTATTGCCCCGTTTCTCAACGGCTGCCAAAACAGTCCGGCTACCAACATCATGACACCCAATAATTCTCCAATTCCAATTAGGGTTGTCCAGGTTTTATTAAAGCCGAGCGATAGCATATTTTCCATCATCGATTTTTTTTGGAATACCTTAAATAACGAGGCGTAGCCAAATACATACAGGTAATAGGTATAACAAAGCCAGTAGATAATTTTCTTGATCAGTTCCATTTTTTGTTTTTTGTTTCTACTACAAAGGTTTACTTTTCTTTGCAGTAATGAAAGTACTTACTAAATTGTAGGGTACTAACAAAAAAGTAAGTCTGTGAAGAAAGAAAATTCTACCAACCACCTTAATGAAGTCTACTGGAAGGAGCATTGCGGGATTTCCCATACCCTTTCGTTGATAGGAGGAAGGTGGAAAATCAATATACTGGTTTACCTTCTGCACGAAAAGAAACTACGATATAGTGAACTTCGGAAGCGGTTAGAGGGCATTTCTGAACGTATGCTCATTGCAAAGCTTAAGGAACTTCAACATGATGGACTGGTCCACAGGATTGTTTATCAGCAAGTGCCACCAAAAGTGGAGTATGAACTTACCGACCGCGGTAGATCGCTTAAGGGGATATTGGAAGAAATGGAGGATTGGGGCGAGTCCCATCTGCCACAAGAAAAAAGGTCTGGATGAACCATTGGTTAACCCAGACCTTTTCCATTTTAAATGACGTTGTACTTTATCTTTTCAGAAATTCCAATAACAGCTTGTCCACTTCATCTCTATGGGTAAGTGTCAATCCATGTGGTCCGCCGGAAATGACATGGTATTCATTTGCAGTGATCCCTTTTGCGGCTTGGTCACTGGAAGTTTTGATGGGAACGATGTTGTCTTCATCCCCATGGATGATAAGGGTTGGTGCGGATACATTTTTCAATTCAGACCTGAAATCCGTTCCTGCCCAGGCTTCGGCACACTTGATGGTAGCGATCGGCGAAGCATGCGACGCGATGGAAAAATCATAATCCAAATTGGCCTGTGACATCCGGTCGGTGTTGTTTTCATAATTATAAAAATTTTTATGAAAATCCTTCAGAAAGCCAGCACGGTTGCTTTTCAAGGCTTTCATAATACCGTCCAGCATTTCTGCAGGTACACCATCGGGGTTGTCCGTTTTCTGGGCTACTAACGGAATAATGGAGCCAATGAGCACCGCTTTGCTGATCCGGTCACCTTCGTAATCCGTAAAGTAACGGACTACCTCACCACCGCCCATGCTAAAGCCGACGATGGTTACGTCCTTTAGGTCAAGCTGCAAAATGATTTCCCTGAGATCACTGGCAAGCGCAGAATAATCGTACCCGTCCAGTGGCTGGGAGGAGAGGCCAA from Echinicola soli encodes the following:
- a CDS encoding RNA polymerase sigma factor, which produces MNPLDDASLLALIKNPVTREKGYRLLVTNYQKQVYGVIRKMVIIHEDADDITQNTFVKAFKHIDKFKGDASLFTWLYRIAVNESLNFLKKKKKHDFFTLENHEKRMASYLDTSPYIDGNDIQRLLQKILLKLPEKQRLVFNMKYFEDLSYDQIGEITQTSIGALKASYHHAVKKIEKEINGD
- a CDS encoding universal stress protein, which gives rise to MYQIKKLIVCLDLSEMDVTLVKFASFIAKINHTKKIYFTNVIRNLQMPKDILQEFPNLVENMVDERKGQMKAVVEQHFAKNLDTELTYVVKEGQLSKKILKLAHEKSADMILVGRKTTLPGSGVVSQRLARRASCSLTIIPETIVNPKVNKLLVPIDFSDYSKDALEEAIMIAERNGGNVDIICQNVFSVPSGYHLTGKSYDEFADVMKKNAEVNYKKFIRKIDTKGLKITPVYTVDSNDDPVEDIILKAEELDVDGIIIGAKGRTAATALFIGSMAERLIQLNEKYPLVVTRPKGKNAGILDYILEI
- the serA gene encoding phosphoglycerate dehydrogenase — encoded protein: MTTDKKFIIDFDSTFTQVEALDILGEISLRNDPKRDEKLKAIKDITDLGMEGKLNLRESLERRIEILQANKSQIAELIDALRQKVSKSFQRNREFFEENAENIYILSNGFKDFITPVVAAYGLKEENVFANDFIYDGEGNIVDLNKENLLSNNNGKPATIKSLKLEGDVYVIGDGYTDYEIKASGLANKFYAFTENINRPKVSSKADHIAPSLDEILYVNKMNKKFSYPKSRINVLLLENVHPIGVEIMKQEGYNVEVISSAMSEEELCEKIKNVSIIGIRSKTQITKKVLENANRLMAVGAFCIGTNQIDLETCQEKGIAVFNAPFSNTRSVVELAISEIIFLMRNLHDKTLKMHQGVWNKSASGSFEVRGKKLGIIGYGNIGAQLSVLAENMGMNVFYYDIVERLALGNATKIDSLDELLETCDIISLHVDGRTENKNILNKEKIFKMKKGAILVNLSRGHVVEVPALRDALESGHLAGAAVDVFPSEPKNNDEPFESELIGCPNTILTPHIGGSTLEAQENIAQFVPGKIIEYINTGNTFNSVNFPNIQLPFLKDAHRLIHIHQNAPGVMAKINQVLASYKINIVGQYLKTNEKIGYVITDIDKRYSNDVIDALKEIEGTIRFRILY
- a CDS encoding DUF4920 domain-containing protein; translated protein: MKINVQLLLAFFLSFSFLACEGEKHDRKKDNISANKDEIAGSYGEQIANGGMISLAGMLETLKSQGKFEGKISGEINEVCAKKGCWLTMDLPNGESMRVTFKDYGFFVPKNAQGYPVVLEGEAVSVVTDVKTLRHYAQDGGATPEEIEKIKEPKEEYTFVATGVLIQDKL
- the sppA gene encoding signal peptide peptidase SppA, translating into MKFLSNVLAVILGLMIFSVISFILFAGLITFSTAEEKVTISDNTVLHINLENIVLVERTSEDNIDLSSFGPIPAAYKIGLANVKKAIRTAKGNDNIKGIYLQAGTVMANPAALTELRNELIDFKESGKFIVSYSELYSEGGYFLSSAASEIYLNPMGGLEFNGLSSEVLFFKGLLEKLEIEPVIFRVGEYKSAVEPFILDQMSDANRLQTESFLGDLNNYMIRQVAESRDLEYDTLKEANDQMLVREPQDAADLGLVDGVWYDDQVKDLLREKLGLEADAEITTINITGINKTAKTKNLTASNRIAVIVAEGEIVSGEVKGTISSEVFAREIKKARMDDDIKAIVLRVNSPGGSVLASEVIWREMDEARKVKPVIASMSSLAASGGYYIAAPADTIVAQPNTITGSIGIFGMWFNAEGLLNNKLGITTDVAKTGEFSDFMNPTRQLSEVEKNIIQKQIESGYDTFLTRVANGRKMSKDAVKEVASGRVWSGLQAKENGLVDVLGGLDDAIQIAASKANIGEDYRVLYYPKQKTIFEQIMTELGTDIEARYMHYRFGESYRLLEKIENIQQMKGIHARLPFDVVLK
- the folK gene encoding 2-amino-4-hydroxy-6-hydroxymethyldihydropteridine diphosphokinase, whose amino-acid sequence is MRQVVLLIGGNLGDRERLIQAAVKKLESKFRLVSTSSLYETVAWGGKSSGSYLNQAVVFMTTLKAEAVLDITQGVENELGRKRLEKWGDRTMDIDIIYFGNEVMDTDRLKVPHPLMVERRFVLTPLVEIMPDLIHPVLNKTNKELLEACTDPCEVVKV
- a CDS encoding MATE family efflux transporter encodes the protein MTLIKIIHHFKKALSGTEEDYTVGSIRKAIFYLSIPMILEMLMESLFAVVDIFFVGKLGVQAVATVGLTESVLTIVYSVAIGLSMAATAVVARRIGEKKKKAASEAAFQAITICAVLALAIGLLGLLFAKDLLTIMGGEPELVASGYRYTQVIFAGNISVMLLFLINGVFRGAGNAVIAMRTLWLANGINIVLDPMLIFGIGFFPEMGLEGAAWATTIGRSVGVLFQLSVLLRGKAIIRFDWEVLRFKWHMVKNILKIAIGGMGQFLIESASWIVLMRIVSNSGSVALAGFTIAIRLIIFALLPAMGFSNASATLVGQNLGAKRPERAEQSAWKAAHYTAVFLGSIGLLFFLFGEYIISWFNDNPAVVQVGSDGLGIICLGYVFFAYGMVMSQSLNGAGDTKTPTLINIVVLWLFQLPLAYVLSQWFEMGATGVFIAIAVGHSVHALVSGFIFNMGKWKLMEI
- a CDS encoding HopJ type III effector protein; this encodes MNFTDKISQNAEAISFQETMDHIEANYHFTPTRFTNGKTVNDAGQNNGSCKIFSLGRLLNLSVERTLNLFGDIYRKDVLGNPNGKDHQNIRNFIKSGWEGITFEGTALQKK
- a CDS encoding DoxX family protein; translated protein: MELIKKIIYWLCYTYYLYVFGYASLFKVFQKKSMMENMLSLGFNKTWTTLIGIGELLGVMMLVAGLFWQPLRNGAILLLFPFAVGAFTAHMAHQEYLYFYNSLIMCILSVVILTLDKNFNISL
- a CDS encoding winged helix-turn-helix transcriptional regulator, with translation MKKENSTNHLNEVYWKEHCGISHTLSLIGGRWKINILVYLLHEKKLRYSELRKRLEGISERMLIAKLKELQHDGLVHRIVYQQVPPKVEYELTDRGRSLKGILEEMEDWGESHLPQEKRSG